A window from uncultured Anaeromusa sp. encodes these proteins:
- a CDS encoding methyl-accepting chemotaxis protein, whose translation MFRSIKTKLVVFISVMLAVIGVTVMSAVLYFFTDYSDTMAKNLARSGVNGLHNVLEDSKQEMKLRAILIAANPEVASAVEAKDTARVLAVVGQLIKDIPVDSITISDEKGIVIARTHEPAKKGDSVTGQANVQEALKGNVTAGVESGTVVKLSARAGAPVRNAQGQIVGVITPGVTLTKNEVVDKTKKLFNVDATLFKDDVRESTTITQNSQRQVGTKLDPAIADIVLKQGKSFDGTANILGMDYFTAYEPILAPTGKPIGILFAGESMAQAHDFRDKMVFTVALTILVALVLAFLATVWMARKITEPLLQLGAVASTVANGDLTQTVKVNSSDEVGALARNFNTMLLHLRELVKHVHDLSQTLAASSEELTASAEQSAEVSHQVAQAITEVAAGTSKQLGAVNDASTVVRQVSSHTESVAVTAENITGLSNKSSAATTQGSQAIERAVQQMGSIGEGSKAVSDAVEKLAESSRHIGEIVNVISEIAGQTNLLALNAAIEAARAGEQGRGFAVVAEEVRKLAEQSETAAKEITDLIQQNQADIQRAVQAMEESAGSVQVGITVVNDAGLTFRDISQMTQEVSGQMLNISSAIGEIAKGSETIVSSVMDIENVSQDSASQAEHVSAAAEEMTASMTEISTSSQSLAELAQELQEAVDKFRL comes from the coding sequence ATGTTTCGTTCTATTAAGACCAAATTGGTTGTATTCATCTCCGTGATGCTCGCGGTGATCGGTGTTACTGTTATGAGCGCCGTCCTGTACTTCTTCACGGATTATTCCGATACTATGGCTAAAAACCTGGCACGATCCGGGGTAAACGGCCTACACAACGTGCTGGAGGATTCCAAACAGGAAATGAAGCTGCGAGCGATCCTAATAGCGGCCAATCCGGAAGTTGCCAGCGCTGTGGAGGCTAAGGACACGGCGCGAGTGTTGGCGGTTGTTGGACAGCTCATCAAAGATATCCCAGTCGACTCTATTACGATCTCGGATGAAAAAGGAATCGTTATCGCTCGGACTCACGAGCCAGCGAAAAAGGGTGACAGTGTCACTGGACAGGCCAATGTGCAGGAGGCGCTGAAGGGGAATGTGACAGCTGGAGTAGAATCGGGAACGGTAGTGAAGCTCTCGGCTAGGGCTGGAGCGCCGGTCCGGAACGCGCAGGGACAGATCGTGGGGGTTATCACTCCTGGCGTTACTCTGACGAAAAATGAAGTAGTCGACAAAACCAAAAAATTGTTCAATGTCGACGCCACCCTTTTTAAGGATGATGTTCGTGAGTCGACCACCATCACCCAAAATAGCCAGCGTCAGGTCGGCACCAAGCTAGATCCAGCCATCGCCGATATTGTCCTAAAGCAAGGCAAGTCCTTTGATGGTACGGCGAATATTTTGGGTATGGATTACTTTACAGCCTATGAACCGATCCTTGCTCCGACAGGCAAGCCAATTGGCATTCTGTTCGCTGGTGAGTCGATGGCGCAAGCCCACGATTTCCGGGATAAAATGGTCTTTACAGTGGCGCTCACGATTTTGGTCGCCCTTGTTCTAGCCTTTCTCGCCACCGTGTGGATGGCTCGTAAAATCACCGAACCGTTGTTGCAACTTGGGGCAGTGGCCAGCACGGTCGCCAACGGCGATCTGACTCAGACCGTGAAAGTAAATTCTTCGGATGAGGTTGGCGCTTTGGCGCGGAATTTCAACACGATGCTGTTGCATTTGAGGGAGTTGGTCAAGCATGTGCATGACCTGTCACAAACGCTGGCAGCTTCTTCGGAAGAATTGACGGCCAGTGCCGAACAATCGGCGGAAGTAAGCCATCAGGTTGCTCAGGCGATCACGGAAGTGGCGGCCGGAACATCGAAGCAGTTGGGTGCCGTTAATGACGCCTCGACGGTAGTGCGACAAGTTTCCTCTCATACTGAGTCAGTGGCGGTCACGGCAGAAAACATCACTGGCCTGAGTAACAAGTCCTCGGCGGCCACTACGCAGGGGAGCCAGGCTATCGAGCGTGCAGTCCAGCAAATGGGAAGCATCGGTGAAGGGAGCAAGGCGGTCAGCGACGCGGTCGAAAAGCTGGCGGAATCGTCCCGACATATTGGCGAAATTGTCAACGTGATTTCCGAGATTGCTGGGCAGACCAATTTGTTGGCTCTGAACGCGGCGATTGAAGCTGCCCGGGCTGGTGAGCAGGGTAGAGGCTTCGCTGTGGTGGCGGAGGAAGTCCGCAAACTGGCGGAACAATCGGAGACTGCCGCTAAAGAAATTACGGATCTGATTCAACAAAATCAGGCTGATATTCAGCGAGCCGTTCAGGCTATGGAAGAATCAGCCGGTTCGGTGCAAGTCGGTATCACCGTGGTGAATGACGCAGGGCTGACCTTCCGCGATATCTCCCAAATGACGCAGGAAGTATCCGGCCAGATGTTGAATATCTCCTCTGCTATTGGCGAAATCGCTAAAGGGAGCGAGACGATCGTTTCTTCAGTCATGGACATTGAAAATGTAAGCCAAGACTCCGCCAGCCAGGCGGAACATGTGTCGGCAGCGGCGGAAGAAATGACGGCGTCGATGACGGAGATATCCACTTCTAGTCAAAGTCTGGCCGAGTTGGCACAGGAGCTGCAGGAAGCGGTGGACAAGTTCCGCCTGTAA
- a CDS encoding proline iminopeptidase-family hydrolase gives MSSIKEGFLTVPGGKAWYRIVGNDRSGIPLVTLHGGPGAPHDYLEPLAGLADERPVIFYDQLGCGNSQRPDDLALWNNGRFIDELLKVQEGLGLTKIHLMGQSWGTLLAGEYMLREKPQHVCSLILSGPFFSASRWLADQQNYLAGLPEEIQTVVRQAEAMKEFDSPAYQEAMRVFYSKHVCRLNPWPEAMNRTIEKMGVPVYLSMCGPSEFTMTGSLKNTELVNRLKEIKVPVLFTCGRYDEATPETTAIYQQALPGSEMVVIEDASHEHHLEKPQEYLELVRNFLRRIEGRETTE, from the coding sequence GTGAGCTCCATAAAAGAAGGGTTTCTTACGGTGCCTGGAGGAAAAGCATGGTATCGCATTGTAGGCAATGACCGGTCAGGTATTCCGTTGGTAACTCTGCATGGCGGTCCCGGAGCGCCGCATGATTATCTGGAGCCGTTAGCAGGCTTGGCGGATGAACGGCCTGTTATTTTTTACGATCAGCTTGGCTGCGGTAATTCGCAACGGCCCGATGACCTTGCCTTGTGGAATAATGGCCGCTTTATTGATGAGCTGCTCAAGGTGCAGGAAGGGCTCGGGCTTACTAAGATTCATCTTATGGGACAATCTTGGGGAACTCTTTTAGCAGGAGAATACATGTTGCGTGAGAAGCCGCAGCATGTATGCAGCTTGATTTTGTCAGGCCCCTTTTTTAGCGCCAGCCGTTGGCTTGCAGATCAACAGAATTATCTTGCAGGGTTGCCGGAAGAGATTCAGACGGTTGTCCGGCAGGCTGAAGCGATGAAAGAGTTTGACTCACCAGCTTATCAAGAGGCGATGCGCGTGTTTTATAGTAAGCATGTTTGTCGCCTTAATCCTTGGCCTGAAGCCATGAACCGAACTATTGAGAAAATGGGTGTTCCTGTTTACCTGAGTATGTGCGGGCCGAGTGAGTTTACCATGACAGGAAGTCTTAAAAATACCGAATTAGTAAACCGGTTAAAAGAAATTAAGGTTCCTGTTCTGTTTACTTGCGGTCGTTATGATGAGGCGACTCCAGAGACTACCGCGATTTATCAGCAGGCCTTGCCTGGTTCTGAAATGGTGGTCATAGAAGACGCATCGCACGAGCATCACCTGGAAAAGCCCCAAGAGTATCTTGAACTTGTGAGGAATTTTTTGCGACGCATAGAGGGCAGGGAAACTACAGAATAA
- a CDS encoding long-chain fatty acid--CoA ligase, whose translation MKKKRVIAMLVHHLIFQGKQEDFAFLGARDEAVTYRQLQSNVAAYRNFFYAQGVREGENVGLFSKNCVEFVYSYLAIVSLGAVVVPLNFQLTEQEAAYILQDAQVKHLVTERDMDLPVTRLVFSKFKENVALANDPAAPVLEDSPENEQRPCAIIYTSGTTGKPKGAVLSHRNLISNAHSYRQVLPMVPEDRVLCVLPMYHCFAWTCSVLTTLLGGAAITILDAFAPKETLAAIREYQVTVIYAVPTMYNVLLRTGEEPDLASLRACISGGAPLPEKIAKRFQEKFGQEILEGYGLSEASPVVSLNPPGRVKPCSIGRPLPEVTVKIDGGKGIVPPGTVGELLVQGPNVMLGYYNLPQETARALRQGWLHTGDLAYLDAEGYIYIVDRLKDMIIVSGENIYPREIEELLYKYPGVVEAAVIGVPDELRGQAARAYLVFSEGYVFNKKELRDYLQAALAAYKVPKDFVVLDVLPKNQTGKILKRVLRDRALGEEADREEKEE comes from the coding sequence TTGAAGAAGAAGAGAGTGATTGCCATGCTAGTGCATCATTTGATATTTCAGGGAAAACAAGAGGATTTTGCTTTTCTGGGGGCCCGCGATGAAGCGGTTACGTACAGGCAATTGCAAAGCAATGTTGCAGCCTATCGCAACTTTTTTTACGCCCAGGGCGTTCGGGAAGGAGAAAATGTAGGCCTTTTTTCTAAAAACTGTGTGGAATTTGTGTACAGCTACTTGGCCATTGTTAGTTTGGGGGCGGTCGTGGTGCCTCTTAACTTTCAATTAACGGAACAAGAGGCAGCGTATATTTTGCAAGATGCCCAGGTAAAGCATCTGGTGACGGAACGGGATATGGATTTGCCTGTAACACGCTTGGTGTTTTCGAAATTTAAAGAGAATGTAGCGCTGGCGAACGATCCGGCGGCGCCGGTGTTGGAGGACAGTCCGGAAAATGAGCAGCGGCCCTGTGCCATTATTTATACCTCGGGTACCACCGGGAAACCCAAAGGGGCGGTGCTGAGTCATCGGAATCTAATTAGCAATGCGCATTCCTATCGGCAGGTGCTGCCGATGGTCCCGGAAGACCGCGTACTTTGCGTGCTGCCCATGTATCACTGCTTTGCCTGGACCTGCTCTGTGCTGACGACCTTGTTGGGCGGCGCGGCGATTACTATTTTAGACGCTTTTGCGCCTAAAGAGACGCTGGCGGCCATCCGTGAGTACCAGGTTACGGTCATTTATGCGGTGCCTACAATGTACAATGTATTGCTGCGCACAGGAGAAGAGCCGGATTTGGCGAGCTTGCGCGCTTGCATATCCGGAGGCGCGCCGCTGCCGGAAAAAATAGCCAAGCGGTTTCAAGAAAAATTTGGCCAAGAAATTTTAGAAGGGTACGGCTTGTCTGAGGCTTCGCCGGTGGTGAGCTTGAACCCGCCAGGCCGAGTAAAGCCCTGCTCCATCGGGCGGCCTCTTCCGGAAGTGACTGTGAAAATAGATGGCGGCAAAGGGATCGTGCCGCCGGGAACAGTAGGGGAACTCTTGGTCCAAGGCCCTAATGTCATGCTGGGGTACTATAATCTGCCGCAGGAGACGGCGAGAGCCTTGCGCCAAGGTTGGCTGCACACGGGCGACTTGGCGTATCTTGATGCGGAAGGCTACATTTACATTGTTGATCGCCTCAAAGATATGATTATTGTCAGCGGCGAAAACATCTATCCGCGGGAGATTGAAGAATTATTATATAAGTATCCCGGTGTTGTGGAGGCTGCCGTTATCGGCGTGCCGGATGAACTGCGCGGCCAGGCGGCCCGGGCGTATCTTGTTTTTTCGGAAGGATATGTTTTTAACAAAAAAGAGCTGCGCGACTATTTGCAGGCAGCTCTGGCGGCGTATAAAGTTCCCAAAGACTTTGTCGTGTTGGATGTGCTGCCGAAGAATCAGACCGGCAAGATTTTAAAGCGGGTTTTGCGTGACCGGGCGTTAGGCGAAGAAGCGGACAGGGAAGAGAAAGAAGAATAA
- the tadA gene encoding tRNA adenosine(34) deaminase TadA, whose translation MLQQEQDDYYMGLALEEARKAAEKGEIPIGAVLVYEGQVLATAHNLRETGHDGTAHAEMLAIRQGCEKLSRWRLTGTTLYVTIEPCSMCAGALVNSRVTRLVYGSADAKAGAVESLFNIVQHPALNHSLEVTSGVRQEECAGIMKEFFRQRRKK comes from the coding sequence ATGCTGCAGCAGGAACAGGATGACTATTACATGGGCTTGGCTTTGGAAGAAGCGCGTAAAGCCGCCGAAAAAGGAGAGATCCCCATCGGGGCGGTATTGGTCTATGAAGGTCAAGTATTGGCGACGGCGCATAACCTTCGCGAAACCGGCCATGACGGTACCGCGCATGCAGAGATGCTGGCGATCCGCCAAGGCTGCGAGAAACTGTCTCGCTGGCGTTTGACTGGGACAACGCTTTATGTTACAATTGAGCCGTGTTCGATGTGTGCGGGAGCCCTCGTGAATAGCCGTGTTACGCGCCTTGTCTATGGAAGCGCGGACGCTAAAGCTGGCGCTGTGGAGTCTTTGTTCAATATCGTACAACATCCTGCATTGAACCACTCGTTAGAGGTTACCTCCGGAGTGCGGCAGGAAGAATGCGCTGGTATCATGAAAGAATTCTTTCGGCAACGGCGCAAAAAATAG
- a CDS encoding RelA/SpoT domain-containing protein yields the protein MQYLFGGEKNKEMKLILEKGRNSLLESFLDQYQHQRAFYQQAAAEGANICEQILAQNGIRAIVTSRAKRVERLREKLYKREIEYSNSNNGINKYKTFEDIEADIVDLVGIRISLYFPGDREEVHKILHDCFSVRQVKTFPIEKAARSLKGYEKRFSGYSATHYRVFFGEAMKDYQGILAEIQVASVLMHAWAEVEHDLSYKTYNGLLSEEEMAILDELNGLVLAGEISLERLQRAIRCRVDVPPRSFSNHYELAVFLLDYVRKQSPMEKETLSVGNAELLFRFLKKIGMDHPQDLCEYLKNLDTDLEWHTLTEQFLDALFMNKPEYHPIYQLLQREELSETASGQSRREQLDDAIQKTLGFFLFRWMLFESTMRSLLEGQEIEWTSMSSGIRQLYEWEWIGEDTLKELTRLRALRHVLLHENIPPQGSELLEGAYFLETVIQQLLPHLPADLWQNTLKKLAPLTKEESA from the coding sequence ATGCAGTACTTGTTTGGTGGGGAAAAAAACAAGGAAATGAAGCTGATTTTGGAAAAAGGACGGAACTCTTTACTAGAGTCATTTTTAGACCAATATCAACACCAACGGGCGTTTTATCAGCAGGCGGCAGCGGAAGGTGCCAACATATGTGAACAAATATTAGCGCAAAATGGAATCCGAGCTATTGTGACTTCTCGAGCTAAGCGAGTGGAACGGTTGCGTGAAAAGCTTTATAAGCGGGAAATAGAATATAGTAATAGCAATAATGGAATCAATAAATATAAGACGTTCGAAGATATTGAAGCAGACATTGTTGATTTGGTAGGGATTAGAATTTCATTGTATTTTCCAGGAGACCGCGAAGAGGTTCATAAAATTCTCCATGACTGCTTCAGCGTGCGCCAAGTAAAGACGTTTCCGATAGAAAAGGCGGCGAGGTCTTTGAAAGGATATGAGAAACGTTTTTCTGGTTACTCAGCGACCCATTATCGAGTGTTTTTTGGAGAAGCAATGAAAGACTATCAAGGGATTTTGGCTGAAATTCAGGTTGCTTCGGTTTTGATGCATGCATGGGCTGAGGTGGAACACGATTTATCCTATAAGACGTATAATGGATTGCTATCGGAAGAAGAAATGGCTATTTTGGATGAATTAAATGGGCTTGTGCTGGCTGGAGAGATTAGTTTAGAGCGATTACAGCGAGCGATTCGGTGTAGAGTCGATGTACCTCCGAGGTCGTTCTCCAACCATTATGAATTAGCCGTTTTCTTGCTAGACTATGTGAGGAAGCAGTCTCCGATGGAGAAAGAGACCCTGTCGGTGGGGAATGCGGAACTGTTATTTCGATTTTTGAAAAAAATCGGTATGGACCACCCGCAGGATTTATGCGAGTATTTGAAGAACTTGGATACGGACTTAGAATGGCACACGTTAACGGAACAATTTTTAGATGCGTTATTTATGAATAAGCCGGAGTATCACCCGATTTACCAACTTCTTCAGCGAGAAGAGCTTTCTGAAACTGCGTCTGGACAATCACGGCGAGAGCAATTGGATGATGCAATTCAAAAGACATTGGGGTTCTTTCTATTTCGGTGGATGCTGTTTGAAAGCACGATGCGAAGTCTGTTGGAAGGGCAGGAAATTGAATGGACGTCAATGAGTAGTGGGATTCGTCAGCTGTATGAATGGGAATGGATTGGAGAAGACACATTAAAAGAGCTGACTCGTTTGCGTGCTCTTCGTCATGTGCTGCTTCATGAAAATATCCCTCCTCAAGGAAGTGAACTTTTAGAAGGTGCATATTTTTTAGAAACCGTCATTCAGCAGTTGTTGCCGCATTTGCCAGCGGACCTGTGGCAGAACACGTTAAAGAAGCTTGCTCCTCTGACGAAAGAAGAGAGTGCGTAA
- a CDS encoding Crp/Fnr family transcriptional regulator, with protein sequence MEYLKQVPLFSDLPPEVLQRINTVVLERTYKKGESIFMEGEPGQGLHFVRTGRVKIVKTAEDGREHIIKFLKAGEIFAEVLLFNHLPYPATSVAVDDSRIGLIRNEDLELLILENNALALLLIRSLSQRLLYAQQKIKELALQDVPARTAELLLRLSREQGKCDEAGKPLLELPESRQELAGLMGTSRETLSRTLSDFKKRKLISMEGNQIVLLQEEQLFDLSS encoded by the coding sequence ATGGAATATTTGAAACAGGTACCGCTGTTTAGCGATTTGCCGCCAGAGGTTTTACAGCGTATTAATACGGTGGTTTTGGAACGGACTTATAAAAAGGGTGAAAGCATTTTTATGGAAGGAGAACCAGGGCAAGGGCTTCATTTTGTGCGCACAGGGCGAGTGAAAATTGTCAAAACGGCGGAGGATGGGCGGGAGCATATTATCAAATTTCTAAAGGCGGGAGAGATTTTTGCGGAAGTGCTCTTATTTAACCATCTGCCCTATCCAGCTACTTCGGTAGCGGTGGATGACAGTCGGATTGGTTTGATTCGCAATGAGGACCTAGAGCTATTGATTTTGGAAAATAACGCCTTAGCATTGCTCTTGATTCGCTCTTTGAGTCAGCGCTTACTGTATGCTCAGCAAAAGATCAAGGAATTAGCGCTGCAAGATGTGCCTGCTAGAACGGCGGAATTATTGCTGCGTTTGAGCCGAGAACAGGGAAAATGCGACGAAGCAGGGAAGCCTCTTTTGGAACTTCCAGAGTCTAGGCAGGAACTAGCCGGCTTGATGGGAACTTCAAGGGAGACCTTGAGTCGTACGCTGAGCGATTTCAAAAAACGTAAGTTGATTTCTATGGAGGGGAATCAAATTGTACTCTTACAAGAGGAACAGCTTTTTGACCTTTCTTCTTGA
- the nhaA gene encoding Na+/H+ antiporter NhaA — MRRNRLKLRVARQLQNIVTEPFKKFMQANSLGGNLLLVALVIGMVWANSSFEEQYHALWDASYAGVFLDEFILKKNLHHWLNDGLMAVFFFLIGLEIKRELLVGELSVWRKALFPVAAAAGGMIMPAVLFVALQVGSPDTVRGWAIPTATDIAFALGILSLLGSRVPVTMKIFLTALAIVDDIGAILLIGLFYSPAPVWGWLGTGAGIFTFMLYLNRSGVRNVSAYIGLAVLLWGAILFSGVHATLAGVLAAFAIPVQSRISRANAAEKGDALTRKLQILSSSEKKVLADPVYHDVLAQIAKLYQDAGTPLQRLEHALHPAVAYAILPLFALANGGVTIQPELLGGVAEPLSLGIIAGLSLGKPVGIVSVCWLLEKIGVAERPSGMSWRQMWSAGCFAGIGFTMAIFIANLAFVEASFLESAKLAILLASLISTFLGVGLLLGCGRALKNEDLLEKEV; from the coding sequence ATGCGCAGAAACAGATTGAAATTGCGAGTGGCACGGCAGTTGCAAAATATTGTAACAGAACCGTTTAAAAAGTTTATGCAAGCCAATTCTTTGGGTGGAAATCTTCTTTTGGTGGCTTTAGTTATCGGTATGGTTTGGGCTAACTCCAGTTTTGAAGAGCAATACCATGCGCTATGGGATGCGTCGTATGCGGGGGTTTTTCTTGATGAGTTTATTTTAAAGAAAAATTTGCATCATTGGCTCAATGACGGCTTGATGGCAGTGTTCTTTTTCTTGATCGGCTTGGAAATAAAACGGGAGCTTCTCGTAGGAGAACTGTCGGTTTGGCGAAAAGCGTTATTTCCAGTAGCTGCCGCCGCGGGCGGCATGATTATGCCTGCAGTTCTTTTTGTAGCACTTCAAGTTGGTAGCCCAGATACCGTAAGAGGTTGGGCAATTCCTACGGCGACAGATATTGCATTTGCTTTGGGCATTTTGTCTTTACTAGGTAGCCGAGTACCGGTTACGATGAAAATTTTTCTGACGGCGCTAGCGATTGTGGATGACATCGGGGCGATTTTGTTAATTGGACTGTTTTATTCCCCGGCGCCAGTCTGGGGATGGCTGGGAACTGGTGCGGGTATTTTTACCTTTATGCTCTATTTGAACCGCTCGGGGGTTCGTAATGTAAGTGCGTATATAGGCTTAGCAGTGTTGCTCTGGGGAGCGATTTTGTTTTCTGGTGTGCATGCGACCTTGGCTGGCGTCCTGGCGGCCTTTGCGATTCCGGTGCAATCTCGGATTTCTAGGGCTAATGCAGCAGAAAAAGGCGATGCATTGACGCGCAAATTGCAGATCTTAAGTTCTTCGGAAAAAAAGGTTTTAGCAGATCCAGTCTATCATGATGTTTTAGCGCAAATTGCAAAATTGTATCAAGACGCGGGTACTCCTTTGCAGCGATTGGAGCACGCGTTGCATCCGGCAGTTGCGTATGCCATTTTGCCGTTGTTTGCATTGGCCAATGGCGGGGTAACTATTCAACCGGAACTATTGGGGGGTGTGGCCGAGCCTTTGTCGTTAGGAATTATTGCCGGGCTTTCATTAGGAAAACCCGTAGGAATTGTAAGCGTATGCTGGCTTTTGGAAAAAATAGGAGTTGCAGAGCGACCTAGCGGCATGTCGTGGCGGCAGATGTGGTCGGCGGGATGTTTTGCAGGCATTGGGTTTACGATGGCTATCTTTATTGCTAATTTGGCTTTTGTGGAAGCGAGTTTTTTGGAATCGGCTAAATTGGCGATCCTTCTTGCATCTTTAATATCTACGTTTTTAGGCGTAGGCTTGCTGCTTGGATGTGGGCGCGCTTTAAAAAACGAAGACTTGTTAGAAAAAGAGGTGTAA